The following coding sequences lie in one Enterococcus sp. 9E7_DIV0242 genomic window:
- a CDS encoding aromatic acid exporter family protein — protein MKIGLRTVKTAVSAAASMMIAAALGLLNPASAGIISVLSVTPTKKTSLFTGINRLLSLALATGIAFICFRFFGFTPWGFGVYLLLFIPAAVSLNLSDGIVVSSVLVTHYLIEKSLSWSLIGNEFLLMIIGVGMALLLNMYMPDVEKRLKEDQEAIEALFRKILRDMAMYLNEMQKERMLVARCNELKAFIQEGQDWAKNHAENQLLSQDNYYLDYFMMRKMQSAILKDMLRLLERVIVEKEQAKLIKELLEYTSQTFAEENDGKDILDQIGEVYEAYRESPLPETREEFENRAMLFQFLQLFYSFIETKKEFAEDHLLEKNEKLQIK, from the coding sequence ATGAAAATTGGCTTACGAACAGTCAAGACGGCTGTCAGCGCCGCGGCTTCTATGATGATCGCCGCAGCATTAGGCTTGTTGAATCCCGCTTCTGCTGGAATTATTTCTGTTTTAAGTGTGACTCCAACAAAGAAGACATCCTTATTTACCGGAATCAACCGATTACTTTCTTTGGCATTGGCTACAGGTATTGCATTTATTTGTTTTCGTTTCTTTGGATTCACGCCGTGGGGATTTGGTGTGTACCTGTTGCTTTTTATTCCGGCGGCAGTTTCACTAAATTTATCAGATGGAATCGTCGTGAGTTCTGTACTAGTCACCCATTATCTGATTGAAAAGAGCTTGAGCTGGTCATTGATCGGTAATGAATTTTTACTAATGATCATCGGTGTAGGGATGGCCTTGCTTTTGAATATGTATATGCCTGATGTAGAAAAACGCTTGAAGGAAGATCAAGAAGCAATCGAAGCGTTGTTCAGGAAAATCTTACGCGATATGGCTATGTATTTGAATGAAATGCAAAAAGAACGAATGCTTGTTGCGCGTTGTAATGAGTTGAAGGCCTTTATTCAGGAAGGGCAGGATTGGGCAAAAAATCATGCCGAAAATCAATTGTTGTCACAGGATAATTATTATTTAGACTATTTTATGATGCGCAAAATGCAAAGTGCTATTTTAAAGGACATGCTGAGGTTATTGGAGCGAGTAATTGTTGAGAAGGAACAGGCTAAATTGATTAAAGAATTATTGGAATATACGTCTCAAACTTTTGCGGAGGAAAACGATGGAAAAGATATTCTGGATCAAATTGGCGAAGTGTATGAAGCCTATCGAGAAAGTCCGTTGCCTGAAACGAGAGAAGAGTTTGAAAATCGAGCTATGTTGTTTCAGTTCCTTCAATTATTCTATTCCTTTATAGAAACTAAAAAGGAATTTGCGGAGGATCATTTGTTGGAAAAAAATGAAAAACTACAAATCAAGTAA
- a CDS encoding FUSC family protein — MTIGPFRLGMRTMKSALAVMICILLFKLTDRGAPMIAALAAVFSLRQDLTTSLSFGKSRVLGNSIGGGLALLYFVVQQHFANDFLVELLFLPLLVILVIVLSDGIGNNPGIISAIATLLMIALSVPQGESVYYAFERVLDTFIGTFVAISLNFLIRAKPVEKKRQIDEDLLELEKKEKELEALRKSVKERIEKEQPPS, encoded by the coding sequence ATGACAATCGGGCCATTTCGTTTAGGCATGCGGACAATGAAAAGTGCTTTAGCTGTGATGATATGTATCTTGCTATTCAAACTAACAGATCGAGGCGCCCCAATGATCGCCGCGTTGGCTGCTGTATTTTCTCTTCGTCAAGATTTGACAACTAGCTTATCCTTTGGAAAATCAAGAGTTCTTGGTAATTCGATCGGCGGCGGACTTGCTTTGCTCTATTTTGTTGTTCAGCAACATTTCGCAAATGATTTTCTTGTTGAACTGCTATTCTTGCCTTTGTTAGTCATTCTTGTCATTGTATTATCTGATGGGATCGGCAATAATCCCGGTATTATCTCGGCGATTGCTACTTTGCTGATGATTGCTTTGAGTGTCCCGCAAGGAGAATCAGTCTACTATGCGTTTGAACGGGTACTTGATACATTTATCGGTACATTCGTTGCAATTTCACTCAATTTTCTGATTCGGGCAAAGCCTGTCGAAAAGAAACGTCAAATCGACGAGGATCTTCTCGAGCTTGAGAAAAAGGAAAAAGAGCTGGAAGCATTACGCAAAAGTGTGAAAGAACGAATCGAAAAGGAACAGCCACCCTCTTAA
- a CDS encoding flotillin family protein, whose protein sequence is MIGFFAPIILVVFILLMLLIIFVSKYQTAKPDEALIISGSYLGSKNVHADERGNKIKIVRGGGAFVLPVFQRSNRISLLSSKLDVSTPEVYTEQGVPVMCDGTSIIKIGSSVEEIATAAEQFLGKTREELENEAREVLEGHLRSILGSMTVEEIYQNRDKFSQSVQEVASVDLAKMGLIIVSFTIKEVRDKNGYLDSLGKPRIAQVKRDANIAEAEALKETRIKKAEAEKESQQAELQRQTEIAEASKEKELKLALYKEAQDIAKAKADQAYNLESARAQQEVIAQEMEVKVIERQKQIELEEKEIIRREKQYDSEVKKKADADRYAKEQEALAHKAREVAEAEAERFRVEALAEAEASQTRLAGQAQAEAILARGKAEAEAKQKIADAFKEYGEAAVLSMVMEMLPQLMKEAAQPLGNIDKISVVDTGSGGENSGANRITNYATNLLAGTQETLKESTGIDVKELIENFTKKGTNSSVNYYENSDGSDVQ, encoded by the coding sequence ATGATAGGTTTTTTTGCTCCAATTATATTGGTCGTTTTCATTTTATTGATGTTATTGATTATTTTTGTTTCAAAGTATCAAACAGCGAAACCGGATGAGGCCTTAATCATCAGTGGTAGCTATCTGGGCTCAAAAAATGTTCACGCAGATGAACGTGGGAATAAGATTAAAATCGTTCGTGGTGGCGGTGCATTTGTACTTCCTGTCTTTCAGCGTTCGAACCGAATCAGCTTACTATCAAGCAAGCTGGATGTATCTACTCCGGAAGTTTACACGGAGCAAGGGGTTCCAGTTATGTGTGATGGAACTTCCATCATCAAGATCGGTTCTTCTGTAGAAGAAATTGCAACTGCAGCAGAACAATTTTTAGGTAAAACAAGAGAAGAGCTTGAAAACGAAGCACGTGAAGTTTTGGAAGGTCATTTACGTTCTATTTTGGGGTCAATGACAGTTGAAGAAATTTATCAAAATAGAGATAAATTTAGCCAAAGCGTACAAGAAGTAGCCAGTGTGGATTTGGCAAAAATGGGACTGATCATCGTGTCCTTTACCATCAAGGAAGTTAGAGATAAGAACGGTTACCTGGATTCATTAGGGAAGCCAAGGATTGCACAGGTTAAGCGTGACGCGAATATTGCAGAGGCAGAAGCTTTAAAAGAAACAAGAATCAAAAAAGCAGAAGCTGAAAAAGAATCACAACAAGCGGAGTTGCAACGACAAACAGAAATTGCTGAAGCTTCAAAGGAAAAAGAATTGAAGCTTGCATTGTATAAAGAAGCACAAGATATAGCGAAAGCGAAAGCAGACCAGGCCTATAATTTGGAAAGCGCTCGTGCACAACAAGAGGTTATTGCACAAGAGATGGAAGTTAAAGTCATCGAACGTCAAAAACAAATTGAATTGGAAGAAAAAGAAATCATTCGTCGTGAGAAACAATATGATTCAGAAGTGAAGAAAAAGGCGGATGCAGATCGTTATGCGAAGGAACAAGAAGCTCTTGCCCATAAAGCGAGAGAAGTGGCAGAGGCCGAAGCTGAGCGCTTTAGAGTAGAAGCTCTAGCCGAAGCGGAGGCAAGTCAAACACGACTTGCCGGTCAGGCACAGGCGGAAGCGATCCTGGCACGAGGAAAAGCAGAAGCGGAAGCAAAACAAAAAATTGCGGATGCCTTTAAAGAGTACGGAGAGGCTGCTGTATTGAGTATGGTTATGGAAATGCTGCCGCAGTTGATGAAAGAGGCTGCTCAGCCACTTGGCAATATCGATAAGATTTCCGTTGTTGATACGGGCTCAGGTGGAGAAAATTCCGGGGCCAATCGCATTACGAATTATGCAACAAATCTATTGGCGGGTACTCAGGAAACCTTGAAGGAATCTACGGGTATCGATGTAAAAGAATTGATTGAAAACTTTACTAAAAAAGGCACCAACAGTAGTGTAAATTATTACGAAAATAGTGATGGAAGCGACGTACAGTAA
- the yqeK gene encoding bis(5'-nucleosyl)-tetraphosphatase (symmetrical) YqeK — MYKPVTPILTNDLVKDVQVYLGKEFKPVATHSEEVAECAAMLAVRFNANEEIARQAGLLHDISVIVPNKEKIQLAEQLGISICEEERQIPMLSHQKLSRYMAKELFQIADDSVLSAIECHTTLKGQASQMNHIIFLADKIKWDQGGEPPYLTELLAALDCSLEVASLVYIKYLLAHDILVVHPWLKEAQLVLTERLAYLE; from the coding sequence ATGTATAAGCCTGTAACACCTATATTGACGAATGATTTAGTGAAGGATGTTCAAGTCTATCTGGGCAAAGAGTTCAAACCTGTTGCTACACATTCGGAGGAAGTTGCGGAATGTGCGGCAATGCTTGCAGTTCGTTTTAATGCGAACGAAGAAATCGCCAGACAAGCCGGACTACTTCATGATATCAGTGTTATTGTCCCAAATAAGGAAAAGATTCAATTGGCTGAGCAGCTGGGAATCTCTATCTGTGAGGAAGAACGTCAGATTCCTATGTTAAGTCATCAGAAGCTTTCTCGATACATGGCCAAGGAGTTGTTTCAGATAGCAGATGATTCGGTGCTATCAGCAATCGAATGTCATACAACTTTAAAAGGACAGGCAAGTCAGATGAATCATATCATCTTTTTGGCGGACAAGATCAAATGGGATCAAGGAGGAGAGCCGCCTTATCTTACGGAGCTACTCGCAGCCTTAGATTGTTCACTTGAAGTGGCTTCGTTGGTCTATATCAAGTACCTGCTGGCTCATGATATTTTAGTTGTTCATCCGTGGCTTAAGGAAGCTCAATTAGTGTTAACTGAGCGATTGGCTTACTTGGAGTAA